A genomic segment from Diospyros lotus cultivar Yz01 chromosome 5, ASM1463336v1, whole genome shotgun sequence encodes:
- the LOC127802108 gene encoding pectinesterase inhibitor 9-like: MPSSEQLAQFALMVSLAKAQHAKAYVTKVAAETKSMKFKEYQVVKDCLDQINDGVDQLRQSIKEIQQISRDGEENFMWHTSNVQTWVSTALTDAMTCLDGFSSRAMGGKVRLVRATIKGKLLNVVQVTSNALALFNRFAARHKARGAKVKP; the protein is encoded by the coding sequence ATGCCTAGTTCCGAACAATTGGCTCAATTTGCTTTGATGGTAAGCCTAGCCAAGGCCCAACATGCAAAGGCCTACGTAACCAAAGTGGCTGCAGAGACGAAGAGCATGAAATTTAAGGAATACCAAGTTGTGAAAGATTGCTTGGATCAAATCAATGATGGGGTAGACCAACTTAGACAATCGATTAAAGAGATTCAACAGATTAGTAGAGACGGGGAAGAGAACTTCATGTGGCACACGAGCAACGTTCAAACTTGGGTTAGCACTGCACTCACCGACGCAATGACTTGCTTGGATGGGTTCTCCAGCCGTGCCATGGGTGGAAAGGTTAGGCTCGTTAGGGCAACGATCAAAGGCAAACTCTTGAACGTGGTGCAAGTGACCAGCAACGCACTGGCCTTGTTCAATAGGTTTGCTGCAAGACACAAAGCCAGGGGTGCCAAAGTCAAGCCTTGA
- the LOC127802648 gene encoding pectinesterase inhibitor 9-like has product MAPQLSFPCLLLALLFASCIAGMANPTYTHRSRAMAFVEAQCRATRYPQLCVQCLSANTNSTTIQNPQQLAQFALTVSLAKARYTTAYVTKVAAELKRKKAKEYQVVKDCLDQINDSVDQLSQSVKELQLINEDGEANFYWRMSNVQTWVSTALTDAASCIEGFSGHAMGGKVKATVRARVLNVAQVTSNALALFNRFAARHRATSKP; this is encoded by the coding sequence ATGGCCCCCCAACTTAGCTTCCCTTGTTTGCTACTTGCCCTTCTCTTCGCCTCTTGCATTGCCGGCATGGCCAACCCCACCTATACTCACCGTTCTCGCGCCATGGCCTTTGTCGAGGCACAGTGCCGAGCCACGCGTTATCCTCAACTTTGCGTTCAATGTCTTTCAGCAAACACGAACTCCACAACCATACAAAACCCTCAACAGTTGGCACAATTCGCGTTGACAGTGAGCTTAGCTAAGGCCCGGTACACAACGGCATACGTGACTAAGGTGGCTGCGGAGCTGAAGCGAAAGAAGGCCAAGGAGTACCAAGTGGTGAAGGATTGTCTAGATCAAATTAATGATAGCGTAGACCAGCTTAGCCAATCGGTTAAAGAGCTTCAGCTGATCAATGAAGACGGGGAGGCTAATTTCTACTGGCGGATGAGCAATGTTCAGACTTGGGTTAGCACTGCGCTCACCGACGCGGCAAGCTGCATCGAGGGGTTCTCGGGACACGCCATGGGCGGCAAAGTGAAGGCCACGGTCAGAGCCAGGGTCCTGAATGTGGCACAAGTCACTAGCAATGCTCTGGCCTTGTTTAATAGGTTTGCAGCCAGACACAGGGCCACCTCCAAGCCTTGA
- the LOC127802109 gene encoding uncharacterized protein LOC127802109 gives MGYRYGAWKLDLGMESLEYEDAAKSHALPSPRKFKDPKRSLIKAEWQKPRIGLAFLPSSNSSTRTRIPPRFLSRCPHGSLVICIHKSGSAFGKRLHSHLCFIHAAELSLVNNSKLHRRLGWLIRSSADGSGLGPSLTNNTSRVTRLVRAVQAILIGLTARIKKIRRNFPVKLLFFLVGFYCATALTTVIGQTGDWDILSAALAVAIVEGIGALMYRGHSLPLVNRVRSLVAVFNYWKAGLSLGFFLDSFKYEVENIVNVGFNSPFDFKIDICPKFF, from the exons ATGGGTTACAGATATGGGGCTTGGAAGTTGGATCTAGGAATGGAGAGTCTGGAATACGAAGATGCAGCAAAATCACATGCCCTCCC AAGTCCACGGAAATTCAAAGACCCCAAACGCTCCCTTATCAAAGCTGAATGGCAAAAGCCAAGGATTGGATTGGCTTTCCTTCCAAGTTCCAATTCATCTACAAGAACGCGAATTCCCCCGCGATTCTT GTCAAGATGTCCCCATGGCAGCCTCGTCAtttgcattcacaaatctggtTCTGCTTTTGGCAAGAGGCTCCACTCTCATCTATGTTTCATTCACGCGGCTGAGCTTTCTTTGGTCAACAATTCTAA ACTGCATAGGAGGTTGGGCTGGTTGATTAGGAGCAGCGCTGATGGTAGTGGATTGGGTCCGTCTCTTACAAATAACACCAGCAGAGTTACCAGACTTGTTAGGGCTGTCCAAGCCATTCTAATCGGGTTGACTGCAAGAAtcaagaaaataaggagaaactTTCCGGTGAAGTTGCTATTTTTCTTGGTGGGCTTTTACTGTGCAACTGCCTTAACCACAGTTATCGGGCAAACGGGCGATTGGGATATCTTGTCTGCTGCTTTGGCTGTGGCCATTGTGGAAGGGATTGGGGCTCTCATGTATCGGGGCCATTCTCTTCCTCTGGTGAACAGGGTCAGGAGCTTGGTGGCGGTGTTCAATTACTGGAAAGCCGGTCTTTCGCTGGGCTTCTTCCTGGATTCGTTCAAGTATGAAGTGGAAAACATTGTTAACGTTGGCTTCAACAGCccctttgatttcaaaatagaTATATGCCCTAAATTCTTTTAG
- the LOC127801978 gene encoding arginase 1, mitochondrial, with the protein MRNLGRAGIHYLHKLNAANVPKELIEKGQNRVIEASLTLIRERAKLKGELIRAMGGAVASASLLGVPLGHNSSFLQGPAFAPPRIREAIWCGSTNSTTEGGKELNDPRVLTDVGDVPIQEIRDCGVDDDRLMNTISESVKLVMEEEPLAPLVLGGDHSISYPVVRAVSEKLGGPLDILHLDAHPDIYDAFEGNKYSHASSFARIMEGGYVRRLLQVGIRSINSEGREQGKRFGVEQYEMRTFSRDRPFLESLKLGEGVKGVYVSVDLDSLDPAFAPGVSHIEPGGLSFRDALNIIHNLKGNVIAGDVVEFNPQRDTVDGMTAMVAAKLVRELTAKISK; encoded by the exons ATGAGGAATCTTGGGAGGGCGGGAATCCATTACTTGCACAAACTGAATGCTGCAAATGTTCCAAAAGAATTGATAGAAAAGGGTCAAAATCGTGTTATAGAAGCTTCCCTCACTCTTATTCGGGAAAGGGCGAAACTTAAG GGAGAGCTAATTCGGGCCATGGGAGGAGCAGTAGCATCAGCTTCTCTTCTTGGAGTTCCTCTAGGACATAATTCATCATTTCTGCAAGGGCCAGCATTTGCTCCACCTCGCATAAGGGAGGCAATCTGGTGTGGCAGCACAAACTCCACCACTGAAGGAG GGAAGGAGCTAAATGATCCACGGGTCTTAACTGATGTTGGTGATGTTCCTATCCAAGAGATACGAGATTGTGGTGTTGATGATGACAGGTTGATGAATACCATAAGTGAATCTGTCAAGCTTGTTATGGAAGAA GAGCCCTTAGCCCCATTAGTTTTGGGGGGTGATCACTCGATATCCTATCCTGTTGTAAGAGCTGTGTCTGAGAAGCTGGGAGGGCCCTTGGATATACTTCACCTTGATGCTCATCCTGATATCTATGATGCTTTTGAAGGAAACAAATATTCCCATGCATCTTCGTTTGCAAGGATTATGGAGGGCGGTTATGTTCGCAGGCTTTTACAG GTTGGCATTAGATCAATAAATAGTGAAGGCCGTGAACAAGGGAAAAGATTTGGCGTAGAGCAATATGAAATGCGAACATTTTCAAGAGATCGACCCTTCTTGGAGAGCCTg AAACTTGGCGAAGGGGTAAAGGGCGTGTATGTTTCAGTGGACTTGGACTCTCTTGATCCCGCGTTTGCTCCCGGAGTATCCCATATCGAACCAGGAGGTCTCTCGTTCCGTGATGCTCTCAACATAATCCACAACCTGAAAGGCAATGTTATTGCTGGAGATGTGGTTGAATTCAACCCTCAAAGAGACACCGTTGACGGAATGACGGCAATGGTTGCTGCTAAGCTGGTGAGGGAACTGACTGCAAAGATTTCCAAGTGA